The bacterium genome includes a region encoding these proteins:
- a CDS encoding DUF2158 domain-containing protein yields MEELKVGDVVQLNSGGPEMAIKKFGDFSATNGPKDGVICQWRVGEDIKEGEFPRASLKKFDKAKKMKSVFDLNK; encoded by the coding sequence TTGGAAGAATTAAAAGTAGGCGATGTTGTTCAACTGAATAGTGGTGGGCCAGAAATGGCCATAAAGAAGTTTGGTGATTTCTCCGCCACTAATGGGCCTAAAGACGGGGTGATTTGTCAATGGAGAGTTGGCGAGGATATTAAAGAAGGAGAATTCCCCCGCGCTTCATTGAAAAAGTTTGATAAAGCAAAAAAGATGAAGAGCGTCTTTGATCTGAATAAATAA